The following coding sequences lie in one Arabidopsis thaliana chromosome 3, partial sequence genomic window:
- a CDS encoding mismatched DNA binding / ATP binding protein (mismatched DNA binding;ATP binding; FUNCTIONS IN: mismatched DNA binding, ATP binding; INVOLVED IN: mismatch repair; LOCATED IN: endomembrane system; CONTAINS InterPro DOMAIN/s: DNA mismatch repair protein MutS, connector (InterPro:IPR007860); BEST Arabidopsis thaliana protein match is: TSK-associating protein 1 (TAIR:AT1G52410.2); Has 2921 Blast hits to 2140 proteins in 360 species: Archae - 16; Bacteria - 619; Metazoa - 982; Fungi - 382; Plants - 162; Viruses - 5; Other Eukaryotes - 755 (source: NCBI BLink).), with product MGRKYVVLGLAVCLFLSSFNEVSCQAEGGIESSNSEFQGSFLEEGEVEVTKIESESQSSSSEQNTKLSMSEENQEDSFDVDKFIESEAVSSREELGQSSSMDEVNRDLEAILDSLNKRDGSDDISKVGESMDAAGIADERRQRLEDIERKLKAAAATNIVVEDGTSKRKSKVEETQEVVKFESESSSASSESRRQSSSSYNSFNKGTGGSEMLGSLGISQSGSWRCYNQDKNGVSEEEDTSIVIPKYDIDSIIKEESTSQGSSSKTSSLIASLTKIVEKHRKEKWSSGVSVSVTKGASSTQTSETVEKLKVTLKKYRGLSARELVARSDFEEILATAARYEELSSASVSHISRLSMYRSVIKEGIKASQRVQLAYARTRLLKEMAVEKQKNVDAELALVKALAERGDMLYVKIFAIKKLISKLEAEKYEVDMTFEKTVANLSRVIEEASQAYEEYHVVVRKWKEEQASEEFSREAIERVEMVWVEFLSTL from the exons ATGGGAAGGAAATAtgtggttttgggtttagcagtgtgtctctttctctcaagCTTCAATGAGGTTTCTTGTCAG GCCGAGGGAGGCATAGAGTCGAGTAATAGTGAATTTCAAG gTAGCTTCctagaagaaggagaagtagAAG TTACAAAGATTGAGAGTGAAAGCCAGAGCAGCAGCTCGGAGCAGAACACTAAATTGTCTATGTCGGAGGAAAACCAAGAAGATTCTTTTGATGTTGATAAGTTTATCGAG TCTGAAGCTGTTAGTAGTCGTGAAGAATTAGGTCAAAGTTCGAGTATGGACGAAGTAAACCGTGACCTTGAAG CCATTCTCGATAGTCTAAATAAACGAGATGGATCTGATGATATCAGTAAAGTTGGTGAATCTATGGATGCTGCTGGAATTG CTGATGAAAGAAGGCAACGGCTGGAAGATATTGAACGAAAACTGAAAG CCGCGGCTGCTACAAATATTGTTGTAGAAGATGGAACctcaaagagaaagagtaagGTGGAGGAAACACAAGAGGTCGTCAAATTTGAAAGTGAATCAAGTAGTGCATCATCGGAAAGTCGTCGTCAGTCGTCTAGCTCTTATAACAGTTTTAATAAAGGCACTGGTGGCTCGGAAATGTTGGGATCTCTAGGAATTTCACAGTCAG GTTCGTGGCGTTGTTATAACCAGGACAAAAATGGTGTTAGTGAAGAGGAGGATACTTCCATAGTTATACCAAAGTATGACATAGATTCGATCATCAAGGAAGAATCCACTTCCCAG GGCTCCTCGTCAAAGACCTCTAGTCTTATAGCATCTCTGACTAAAATTGTTGAGAAGCATAGGAAAGAAAAGTGGTCTTCTGGTGTAAGTGTAAGTGTAACCAAAGGAGCTTCTTCCACACAAACATCAGAGACCGTAGAGAAGCTAAAAGTGACATTGAAAAAGTATCGTGGTTTAAGTGCGCGTGAGCTCGTGGCTCGTTCAGATTTCGAAGAGATACTGGCGACTGCTGCACGTTATGAGGAGCTGAGCTCGGCCTCAGTAAGCCACATTTCGAGGCTGTCCATGTACAGAAGTGTGATCAAAGAAGGAATCAAGGCCTCTCAGCGAGTTCAGCTTGCGTATGCTCGTACTAGATTGCTCAAAGAAATGGCCGTGGAGAAGCAGAAAAATGTAGACGCTGAGTTAGCATTAGTCAAGGCTTTGGCTGAGAGAGGAGACATGTTGTACGTGAAAATATTTGCGATCAAGAAACTGATTTCGAAACTTGAGGCCGAGAAGTATGAGGTTGATATGACTTTCGAAAAGACAGTTGCGAATCTATCACGCGTTATAGAGGAGGCTTCTCAAGCTTACGAGGAGTATCATGTGGTCGTGCGTAAGTGGAAAGAGGAACAAGCATCTGAGGAATTCTCGCGTGAGGCCATTGAGAGGGTAGAGATGGTTTGGGTTGAGTTTCTCAGCACTCTCTAG
- a CDS encoding NUP50 (Nucleoporin 50 kDa) protein (NUP50 (Nucleoporin 50 kDa) protein; FUNCTIONS IN: molecular_function unknown; INVOLVED IN: intracellular transport; LOCATED IN: nuclear pore; EXPRESSED IN: 23 plant structures; EXPRESSED DURING: 13 growth stages; CONTAINS InterPro DOMAIN/s: Ran binding protein 1 (InterPro:IPR000156), Pleckstrin homology-type (InterPro:IPR011993), Nuclear pore complex, NUP2/50/61 (InterPro:IPR015007); BEST Arabidopsis thaliana protein match is: NUP50 (Nucleoporin 50 kDa) protein (TAIR:AT1G52380.1); Has 4078 Blast hits to 2719 proteins in 441 species: Archae - 18; Bacteria - 1103; Metazoa - 1379; Fungi - 710; Plants - 228; Viruses - 8; Other Eukaryotes - 632 (source: NCBI BLink).), translated as MGDSDNAIPFSRKRTALKELSRDNPGLDDDDEDTSALESGTFNTASKEVLASRRIIRVRRTDRSATAPPASNPFTGIRLVPFTAPAPSTAAAETTKPLSAGKQETLADGRSDATKETDGDSKEKSDAIDAVGKQETQGDEISAKTKDIIDGGEKEMSEAVNSVEGGGAVNKNEDEIKTTMVTEVAAGEETVKDDNNNSNTVEGSDCVVKDTGGNQTEKEGKEGDGNEDTEKNGDSGALSSFHQHSSSKNAFTGLASTGFSASSFSFGLVPQEGSTGSGSEQSSFSFGQANNGNSSLFGASVATSITTKSTETTTAFPSKQDVSVETGEENEKAAFTADSVMFEYLEGGWKERGKGELKVNISTTENRKARLVMRSKGNYRLTLNASLYPEMKLAKMDKKGITFACVNSVSDAKDGLSTLALKFKDPTVVEEFRAVIEEHKDSKPSVAEAAAPLKTPENSPSAEDA; from the coding sequence ATGGGGGACTCCGATAATGCTATACCATTTTCCAGAAAGAGAACTGCTCTGAAAGAGCTGTCTCGTGACAATCCTggtcttgatgatgatgatgaagacacTTCTGCACTCGAGAGTGGTACCTTCAACACTGCTAGTAAGGAGGTGTTGGCAAGCAGAAGAATTATCAGAGTTAGGCGCACAGATCGATCTGCTACTGCACCACCAGCTTCTAATCCATTTACTGGAATTCGTTTGGTTCCTTTTACTGCTCCTGCTCCTTCTACTGCTGCTGCAGAAACGACTAAACCTCTGTCTGCGGGAAAACAAGAGACACTGGCTGATGGAAGGTCTGATGCTACCAAGGAAACTGATGGTGACAGTAAAGAAAAGAGTGACGCAATTGATGCTGTAGGAAAACAAGAGACACAGGGTGATGAAATATCTGCTAAGACCAAGGATATTATTGATGgtggagagaaagagatgagtGAGGCAGTTAATTCCGTAGAGGGTGGTGGAGCTGTAAACAAGAATGAAGACGAGATTAAGACAACGATGGTTACTGAAGTTGCTGCTGGGGAAGAGACTGTAAAAGATGACAACAACAATAGCAACACTGTTGAGGGAAGTGACTGTGTTGTCAAGGATACAGGTGGTAATCAGActgagaaagaaggaaaagaggGCGATGGAAATGAAGACACAGAGAAAAATGGAGATAGTGGAGCCTTGAGCTCCTTCCACCAGCACTCAAGTAGCAAAAACGCATTCACAGGACTTGCTAGCACAGGGTTCTCTGCTTCTTCGTTCTCGTTCGGTTTGGTTCCACAAGAAGGTTCGACTGGGTCTGGTTCTGAACAGTCATCCTTCAGTTTTGGCCAAGCAAACAATGGAAACTCTTCCCTGTTTGGTGCATCCGTTGCTACTTCCATTACCACGAAGAGCACGGAAACTACTACTGCCTTCCCATCAAAGCAAGATGTTTCAGTGGAAACAGGAGAAGAGAACGAAAAAGCAGCCTTCACAGCTGACTCAGTAATGTTCGAATATCTTGAGGGAGGATGGAAAGAGCGTGGGAAAGGAGAACTCAAGGTGAATATATCAACGACTGAAAACAGAAAAGCCAGGTTAGTAATGAGATCAAAAGGAAACTACAGGTTGACCTTAAACGCAAGTCTTTACCCGGAAATGAAACTGGCTAAAATGGACAAGAAAGGAATCACATTTGCTTGTGTGAATAGTGTAAGTGACGCCAAGGATGGTCTCTCTACATTGGCACTGAAGTTCAAGGACCCAACAGTGGTGGAAGAGTTCCGAGCAGTTATCGAAGAACATAAAGACAGTAAACCTTCCGTTGCAGAAGCAGCAGCTCCTTTGAAGACACCTGAGAACTCACCGAGTGCTGAAGATGCTTGA